GCGATTGCCGGGGGGACGACATTTGATCACATTGCAGATATACACATCCCGCTCGCTATCGAGACGCACCGAGGCCAGGATTTTGTCCAGCAGTTGCCCTGCTTTCCCCACAAACGGCAAACCCGTTTCGTCTTCCTGTTGCCCCGGCGCTTCCCCGATTACCATCAACGGCGCCCGAGGATTGCCCCGGCTGACCACCACATGGGTGCGGGTAGCCGCCAACTTGCATTTGTGACAGCTTTGACAGGCTCGGTTGAGGACCTCCAAGTCGGCGTAGTCCACCGGCGGTGGGGTCACCGTTTCCGACGCCAATTGAAATAAATCCATTTGCTCGCCGGCCATCTCACTCCCCCACCTAGGCGACGTTGTTCATATCCGCCGAACCCGAATTGTCCAGCAATTGGGGCAATAGCTTCTCTATTCCGCGAATATGCACATCCCGCTGGGGAAAAGGAATGGAAATATTGTATTTCTCCAGGCTTTCAACAATGCGGTAGTACAGGTCACTTTTGATGCGATATTGCTCCCGGGGTTCGCAAATCCACACCAGCAGATCAAACATCATAGCGTTTTCGCCGAAGTTGACCAACCAGACCTGGGGCGCCGGATTGGCCAGCACATCGGGATGACGCCGCGCCGCTTCCAATAGGGCTGTGCGCACCGTTTCCACCGGCGAGCCATAGGCCACCCCCACCGGCACGTGCAGACGCGACACCGGACTCCCCAAACTCCAGTTGATCACCTGGTTATCCACAAAGCGGGAGTTGGGCACAATGATAGACACGCGGTCTAGGGTGCGAATTTCCGTGGTGCGGGTGCCGATGCGTTCCACTGTCCCCTGCAAATCCCCCACATTGATAAAATCCCCCACCTGAATCGGCCGCTCTAGGGTAATGATCAAACCGCTAATGAAGTTATTGGCCGTGTTTTGCAACCCGAAACCGATCCCCACCCCCAGGACACTAGCCAGTAGGGTTAAGGACGTGACATCTAAGCCCCAAATTTGCAATAGGATGATGGACCCCAGCAGCACCAGCGTATAGCGCGTCAAAACCGCCACCACTTCCCGTACCCGCTGGTCCGCTCCCGCCATTTGCAACACCCGGGATTTGAGCAGACCCGCCAGGGTGCCCGACAGGGTCCACAACAGCACAAACAGCACCAAAAAGATGAGCAAATCCAGGAGGGAATACCCCCGGTTGCCCAAGGTGACCATCGGTGTCGTTAAACCCACCACCAGGGAACGCACCACGTGGTAGCGGGCAATGCGAATCACGGGAAACAAATCGGTGATGTACAGCAAAACTGCCAGCCAGATGCCGCTTTGGACGCCGATGAACCCCATCTGGCTAATTAAGCGCAAGGTGCCTTCCAAATGGGGCGCCCGGGTGTGGAGAAAGCGGGTGAGATAGCGGACAAACCAACGCCGCAGGGCATTCAAGGCCATGTGCCCCAACCCGGCCAGGGTTAAGGTCACCAGGACAAAGGCCAGGGCTTTCGACCGGTAGGCGGCTGTGCGCTCGTACTGGGCCTGTTGCAGGGCATTTTGAATCTCCTGTTGCCAGATTTCCGCCTGCACCCGCGCCGAACGGCCCCCTTGGCCAATGTCTGCCTGGGTCACGGTGAGTAAATGCTGGCCGTTTAAGCGCAATGTCCACTGGTTGGTGCTGGGGTCAACCACAATGTCCACCACCGGCGGTTGATCGGGATTGGCCTGCCACTGTTCAATGGCCCGCGCCAGTTGGTGATTGGCCCATTCCGCCCGCTCAACGCCCGGTACGTTCCCGGAATCCCGCAGGTCAAATAGGGGCCGACCGTCCACCACCACCGCCGCCACCCGCCGGGAAAGCCATTGGGGCACAGGCCGAAGTTGGGCACTGACCGACGTTACGGCCAGAAGCCACCATACCCCTGTTAGCACCAGCACCACAGCCAACCAGCGACGCCCAGGGCCTAGCATGACCAGCAGTTATCAGTCAACGTTATTCCCAGTCTAGCCTAGGTCCTTGTCCCTGCCGGTAATTACCCGCTGAATACCGTAGCTGCCGTAATTGCACAAGCGGCTGGTTTCGGCTGCCAGGGCCTGGATGGCTTCCTGAATGGCCGGTTCCGTTTGCGCCCCCTCTAAATCCACCGAAAAAAAATACTCCCCCAACCCCCGGCGCGTGGGCCGAGATTCGATGCGACTGAGATTGATCCCCCGCCGGGCAAAGTGGGCCAGAGCTTGCACCAATGCCCCCGGCCGATTCTCCGGCACGCTAAATGCCAGGGTCGTATGACTGCCCACCGTCTGGAACCGGGAACCCACCACCCAAAACCGGGTGAGGTTATCAGCAGCCAGATCCGTCGCCAGCACCTGTAAATCCAGGGATTGGGCCGCTCGGGGGGACACAATCGCCGCTGCTTGGGGTTCGTTTTGCACATACTGTAGGGCTTCCGCCGTCGAACGAGTGGGTAACCAGGGCACGTGGGGCAAATGGTCCTCCAGCCAGTACTGGCATTGCCCGAGGGCTTGGGGATGGGAATAGACCCGCTGCACCTGGGCCAGATCGGTACACCGGCTGACCAGCACGTGATAGACGGGCAAAATCAACCCCTGCTGGATATACAGATGGGGCAACTGCCAGAGCATGTCCAGGGTGATGCTGACGCTGCCTTCCAAGGAATTTTCCACCGGCACCACGCCGTAATCCGCTTCCCCCCGCGCCACGCTGTGTAACACCTGGGCAATGGTGCTGGTAGCTAACCAACGGGGCTGGGACCACTGCTGACCAAAGGCCTGGGCCGCCATTTCACTGTAGGTGCCCGCCGGACCGAGATAGGCAATGCAGGGGGAGGGGTCCATCAGTGTTAAGATAAGTTACAAGACAACCGGTAGGATAACGTATGTTGGTGCATTTTCAGGCCCAGGAGTCGGTAACCATACCGGTTCCCCGCCAGCCTATTCCCATTGAACATTACTTGCGACAGCCCCGGCGCCTGGTCTATGCCATTGCCGACCCCCGTCAGGTGGAGGAGTTGGGGGACCAAGTGTATCGCCTGAAGATGCGGCCCCGCACGTTTTTTTCTTTTACCATTCAGCCGGTGGTGGATGTACGGGTTTGGACCGAGCCGTCCCATATCCTGCGGTTGCAGTCGGTGGGGTGCGAAATTCGGGGGGTGCCCTACATTAACCGACGGTTTCGTTTGCACCTAACCGGAACGTTGCAGGCGGTGCGGTCGGCCCGCTGCTCATCTTTGGTGGGCCATGCCCATTTGCAAGTGGAAGTGGATGTGCCACCTCCTTTGAACTTGATGCCTAAGCCGGTGGTGGAGGCGGCGGGGGATAGTCTGCTGGCCAGCGTGCTGGGGCTGATTAAACAGCAGCTTACCCGCCAGTTGATGGCCGATTATCAGCAGTGGGTTGCCAGTGTCACTCAGGCGGAAACGGAAACCCCTAGCAACTTGGCCTGGGAGACCTGACAGGGGAGAAACGAGAGCCGGTGGATGCTGCTGGGACCGTAGCGTTGCAGGGCCTGGCGATGCGTGGGGCTGGCGTAGCCTTTGTTACGGGCCAGGTCATAAACGGGATATTCGCGGCTGAGTCGGCATAGGTATTCGTCTCGCCAGACCTTGGCCAAAACACTGGCGGCGGCAATGGGGATTTCCCGCCGGTCGCCCTCGATTACCGTCCGTTGGGGATGGGGTAGGTCGGGAATGGGGTGGTTGCCATCCACCAAACAGAGGTCGGGGGTGACCGGGATGGCGGCAATAGCCCGGCGCATGGCCAGCAGGGTGGCCTGGAGAATGTTCAGGGCGTCGATTTCCCAGGGTTCGGCCCAGGCAATGTGCCACGCAAGGGCCATATCCTGAATCTGGGGCGCCCAACGCTGCCGTTGCTGGGACGACAGTTGTTTGCTCTCCCGCAGTCCCAAACGCCGCAAGTAGGCTTCCCCCGCCTGATCCAGGACGACGGCGGCGCAGACCACCGGACCGCACAGGGCACCCCGTCCTACTTCGTCAACCCCCAGGCGCAGGTGGGTTAGCATGGGCACAACGACCGGCCGAACGTATGGATGAGTTTACCGCCTTCTACAGCACCTTTAGCGACTATATGCCTATGTATGCGCCGGTGGCGGTGGTGGGTCGGTATTTGGACGCCCATCACGAGTGGTTCCGGCGCTGCGCCCATCCCATTGAAGCTGAGCCGATAGGGGCAACGGGTTATGCCCTGAAACTGGGGCGCTATGGGGCGCTGGGCTACGAACTGGAACCCTGCATCGGGTTAGATTTACTGCCGGCCGAGCAGCAGACCTACCGGATTCGCACGATCCCTGTACCGGGGGTGACTCCCCAGGACTACCGGGTGGACTTCCAGGCCAGTTTGACCCTGGTGGAAACGCCGGTACCGGCCGAGGTGCAAGCCGAATTGCCAGATTTGCCGGTCATGACCCGGGTGGAATGGGTGCTGGATTTGGGGGTCGAGGTGCGCTTTCCGGCTTTTATCCGAGCGCTGCCCGAATCCCTGGTACAGCGCACCGGCGACCTGTTGCTCTGGCAGGTGGTGCGTCAGATTTCGCGCCGGCTGACCCGTCGCGTCCAGGAGGATTTTCACCACAGTCAGGGGTTACCCGTACCCCGTCCAACCCATCAGTTTCGCTGGCGTCACCGACCTGCACGCTCCCCAGCCAATCAACCCAGCCGGGGTTGAACCCTACCCCGGGGCTGTGGAGCTAGGACGCCCGGAAGGTAGGGGTGGGGATGTCCCCCTGTCTGGAAGTAACTGGGGAGCGGGCGCCGGCGGGCGCAGGGTCAGGGAGTTCAGCACCACTGCCAGGGAACTCAAGGCCATCAATCCCGCCGCCGATGTGGGTTCCAGCACCCAGCCCCAGGGCAGAAACACCCCCGCCGCCCAGGGAATGGCAATCAAGTTGTAGAGAAAGGCCCACGCCAAGTTTTGGTAAATGGTGGTCAGGGTTCGTCGGCTGAGTTCCAGGGCGGCCACCACATCCCCTAGGTCATTGTGGATCAGGACAATAGCGGCGCTTTCTAGGGCCACCTGCGTACCCCGCGCCAGAGCTATCCCCACCTGTGCGGCTACCAGGGCCGGGGCATCATTACTGCCATCCCCCACCACCGCCACCCGGTGACCCTGCTGTTGCCAACGACGGACCCAAGCGACCTTGTCCGCCGGCAAAAGGCCCCCCTGGACCTGTTCTGATGTTAAACCCAGTACCTGCGCCAAATGCGCCACCACCTCGGGACGGTCACCGCTGAGGACGCGCACCTGTAGTCCCTGGTCCTGAAGCCACCGCACCACCGCCTGGGCCTCCGGACGCACCTGGTCCCGCAGCAACCAAATGCCCACCGGCTGCCCGGCAATTTGCAAGGCCACCACCGTCTGCCCTGGCGCCAGGGTTACAGGCAAAGGCATTCCATCCGGCCACCGGCCCAACTGCACCGGGTAACCCTCCACCTGAGCCGTTACCCCTATCCCCGGCTGCGGACGGACTTCCTCGATTGTCCACTGGCGGGTGACTGCCGGCGCTCCCTGGCGAATTCCCACCGCCAAGGGATGGGTACTGCCCCATTCCAACTGGGCGGCCAATTGCCAGAGTTCGTCCCTATTGGCCACCAGGGGATGGGGTTGTAGCAGATACACCTGCTCCACCTGGGGTTGGCCCTGGGTGAGGGTGCCTGTTTTGTCAAACACCACCAAGTCCACGGCCACCACCTGCTCTAGGATGTCGCCCCCGCGAATGAGTAGGCCCCGCTGCGCCCCCCGCGTGAGGCCCACCAGGATGGCCATCGGTGTGGCTAATCCCAAGGCGCAGGGACAAGCCACCACCAGCACCGCCACTACCCGGTGAATGGCCACTAGCCAGGGATGGTACATATCGGGCCACCACGCCGGTGCCACCATCCCCCAAAACAGCAACGTCATACCGGCTATGGCCAGCACCAGGTAGGTAAACCAACCGGCAATCCGGTCGGCAATGCCCTGCACCGGCGCCTTGCGGGCTTGAGCCGTCAGGACCAGGTTAATGATTTGCCCCAGGCGCGTTTCTGCTCCCGTGGCCGTAACCTCCACCACCACCGTATCCGTGACATTGACGGTGCCGCTATAAACCGGATCACCGGGTTGGTGCAACACCGGCAGGGATTCCCCCGTCAAGGTGGCCTGGTCCACCAGGGTGATTCCTTCGCAAATCACTCCATCCACCGGAAAGGTCTCACCGGGTAGCACCTGCACTTTCTGACCCTTTTGCACCTGCACCAAGGGCACCGGTTCCCATACCCCCTGGGCCGTGAGCAGGCGGGCCACCGGCGGTTGCAGAGCCACCAACGCCGCCAGGGCTTGGCCGGCCCGTTGTCGCGCCCGTCCCTCCAGGACTTGCCCTAGGGCCATCAGCGTAATCACCATCACCACTTCGTAGAAAAACCGGTCCCATCCCCAATCAGGCCGGAGCCAGGCGGCAATCCCCCCCAGGTAGGCCACACTTACCCCCAGCCCCACCAGACTGTACATGGTTGGTGTGCCTGCCCGCCAGCTTTGCCAGCCGGAAACCAGCATGTCTCGCCCCGGCAACAGCAGCGCCGCCGTCGCCAGCAACCATTCCGCCAGGGGTTCGTGCAGCCAGGGCCAGTGGTGATGCCCCCAGGGCGAGTGCCCCAAGGCCGCCAGTGCCAGCAAGCCTAGGGAGATCAGCAGATGTCCGGTGGACCCACTCGGTGCCCCTGTTGATCGGCTCCACAGGCTGTGGGGACGACTGGGGTATCCCTTCTGGGTCAAAAACTGGGCCAATTTTTCCGGCATGACTTGAGTCACATCCGCCACCACCTGGGCCTGCCGAGTTGCCAGATTCACCGTCACCGCCAAAACACCGGGATAGCTGCGCAAATGTTGTTCGACGGCACGCACGCAACTGGCGCATTTGAGGCCTTCGATGTCCAACACTAGGTTTTGCGTGGCCGGTGGCGCCGCCGTATTCATCGCTGCTGCTCCTAGAAACATATCCCTTGTTCCAGTCTAGCCAAGGGCCTGGCCGGGCATTCATATACATCTGTTGCAAATCGTCCACCGGCAGCAGTCAAAGGCCAAAGCCCGTCCTAGAATGGGAAAGATGAACCCTGGGAGGCACAGGAATGGTCATACGCTGGCCCAAACCACAGGCACGCAAAATTGCCATGACCTACTATGCCCTGAGCAGTGCCCCGGTGGAGCAAATCTGGCAAAAACTGGCGAACCTAGCGGATTTGTCCTGGCATCCCCTGGTAACCCGTCCCCATGTGCCCTGGGGGCTGCTGCCCAAACCGGGTTTACTCTACGAAGCCATGTCCCGGCTGTTCCCGGTGCGGGTGCGGATTTTTGTCGAGCGAGTTCAGCAGCAGCAACTCCTGAGCGTGCGGGTGTTTGCCTTGCCGGGGGTAGAAGAGCGGGTGACCTATCAAGTGCAATCTACAGTTTGCGGCACCCAAATTTCCTATTCCATCACCCTACAGGGATGGCTCTCACCCCTGGTCTGGTCGGTGATCCGCCCCCGAGCTGCCCAGGTTGCCCGGCAGTTGGCCCGCGCCGCCGAAGGTCAGCTCCCCTCCTCCTGGGATGGTATGTCGGTCATCTAGGTCACCGCGTCGGGAAAGGTTTGGGCAAATTCCGCCAGGAGGTCGTCCATCTCCTCCAGCGCCTGGGTCACATCAATCCGTAGGGTGCCCAGCTCCGGTTGGGCCAACAGTTGCAGCAGGATGTCCCGTTTGCTCTGGATAGCCCGAATGCGCTGCTGGAGTTCCTGCTTGTCCATGGCACTGCCTCGTGGATTTCCCCTCTGAATCTAGGCGATTTTAGCGCACTTGTCCAGCCGGGCGGCCGTCGCCAGGATTGCTTCTCGATGAGCCAGCAGTTGCCCACAGGCGTCCCAAGTTCCCTGCACCAGCGCCCGTTGCGCCCCGGCCTCCATGTGGACGGACCAGGTTTGGGGGCCATTGGTCAAAGTGAGGGCCTGTACATCTAAGGTCCACTGTTGGTCGGGCCGCTCCTGAATTTGCCGCTGCAGGGTGCGAATCACTGCGGCGCTGGCGGTGACAATGGGCATCCCCAAGGCCAGGCAATTCCCGGCGAAAATCTCGGCGAAACTTTCCCCCACTATAGCCCGAATCCCCCAGCGGCGAAGGGCTTGCGGTGCATGTTCCCGACTGGACCCACAGCCGAAGTTGGCATTGACCACCAAAATGACGGCGCCCTGATATTGGGGTTGGTCGAAGGGGTGGTTGCCCGGCGCCCGGTCATCGGCAAACACATGGGCACCTAAACCGTCAAAGGTCACACATCGCAAGAACCGGGCCGGAATTATCCGGTCGGTGTCAATGTCGTTGCCCACCAGGGGAATTGCCCGACCGATCACCCGCAGGATAGGGGTCATTAGGGTTTCACCCAACTTACAACGGTATCTATTCAAGCAAAAAACCGACCCCAGCAGCGGACCGGCTTGGGCCGTACCACCAGTTCCAAGCGGTTATTTCCGTAGTTTTACGGAGAGGTCAGCGACGGCTTTCTGTCATGATGGCAGCGTAGGATAGCCCTG
This genomic window from Gloeomargarita sp. SRBZ-1_bins_9 contains:
- a CDS encoding uracil-DNA glycosylase — encoded protein: MAGEQMDLFQLASETVTPPPVDYADLEVLNRACQSCHKCKLAATRTHVVVSRGNPRAPLMVIGEAPGQQEDETGLPFVGKAGQLLDKILASVRLDSERDVYICNVIKCRPPGNRNPEPDEVAACKPYLLAQIRLVNPKIILLAGAVAVQAVLGDKRGITKIRGQWFQWQGYECMPVFHPAFLLRNPSREVGSPKWLMWQDIQAVRARLDELTRA
- a CDS encoding mechanosensitive ion channel, with amino-acid sequence MLGPGRRWLAVVLVLTGVWWLLAVTSVSAQLRPVPQWLSRRVAAVVVDGRPLFDLRDSGNVPGVERAEWANHQLARAIEQWQANPDQPPVVDIVVDPSTNQWTLRLNGQHLLTVTQADIGQGGRSARVQAEIWQQEIQNALQQAQYERTAAYRSKALAFVLVTLTLAGLGHMALNALRRWFVRYLTRFLHTRAPHLEGTLRLISQMGFIGVQSGIWLAVLLYITDLFPVIRIARYHVVRSLVVGLTTPMVTLGNRGYSLLDLLIFLVLFVLLWTLSGTLAGLLKSRVLQMAGADQRVREVVAVLTRYTLVLLGSIILLQIWGLDVTSLTLLASVLGVGIGFGLQNTANNFISGLIITLERPIQVGDFINVGDLQGTVERIGTRTTEIRTLDRVSIIVPNSRFVDNQVINWSLGSPVSRLHVPVGVAYGSPVETVRTALLEAARRHPDVLANPAPQVWLVNFGENAMMFDLLVWICEPREQYRIKSDLYYRIVESLEKYNISIPFPQRDVHIRGIEKLLPQLLDNSGSADMNNVA
- the pheA gene encoding prephenate dehydratase encodes the protein MDPSPCIAYLGPAGTYSEMAAQAFGQQWSQPRWLATSTIAQVLHSVARGEADYGVVPVENSLEGSVSITLDMLWQLPHLYIQQGLILPVYHVLVSRCTDLAQVQRVYSHPQALGQCQYWLEDHLPHVPWLPTRSTAEALQYVQNEPQAAAIVSPRAAQSLDLQVLATDLAADNLTRFWVVGSRFQTVGSHTTLAFSVPENRPGALVQALAHFARRGINLSRIESRPTRRGLGEYFFSVDLEGAQTEPAIQEAIQALAAETSRLCNYGSYGIQRVITGRDKDLG
- a CDS encoding DUF1997 domain-containing protein, translated to MLVHFQAQESVTIPVPRQPIPIEHYLRQPRRLVYAIADPRQVEELGDQVYRLKMRPRTFFSFTIQPVVDVRVWTEPSHILRLQSVGCEIRGVPYINRRFRLHLTGTLQAVRSARCSSLVGHAHLQVEVDVPPPLNLMPKPVVEAAGDSLLASVLGLIKQQLTRQLMADYQQWVASVTQAETETPSNLAWET
- a CDS encoding ribonuclease HII, translating into MLTHLRLGVDEVGRGALCGPVVCAAVVLDQAGEAYLRRLGLRESKQLSSQQRQRWAPQIQDMALAWHIAWAEPWEIDALNILQATLLAMRRAIAAIPVTPDLCLVDGNHPIPDLPHPQRTVIEGDRREIPIAAASVLAKVWRDEYLCRLSREYPVYDLARNKGYASPTHRQALQRYGPSSIHRLSFLPCQVSQAKLLGVSVSA
- a CDS encoding DUF1997 domain-containing protein gives rise to the protein MDEFTAFYSTFSDYMPMYAPVAVVGRYLDAHHEWFRRCAHPIEAEPIGATGYALKLGRYGALGYELEPCIGLDLLPAEQQTYRIRTIPVPGVTPQDYRVDFQASLTLVETPVPAEVQAELPDLPVMTRVEWVLDLGVEVRFPAFIRALPESLVQRTGDLLLWQVVRQISRRLTRRVQEDFHHSQGLPVPRPTHQFRWRHRPARSPANQPSRG
- a CDS encoding cation-translocating P-type ATPase; amino-acid sequence: MNTAAPPATQNLVLDIEGLKCASCVRAVEQHLRSYPGVLAVTVNLATRQAQVVADVTQVMPEKLAQFLTQKGYPSRPHSLWSRSTGAPSGSTGHLLISLGLLALAALGHSPWGHHHWPWLHEPLAEWLLATAALLLPGRDMLVSGWQSWRAGTPTMYSLVGLGVSVAYLGGIAAWLRPDWGWDRFFYEVVMVITLMALGQVLEGRARQRAGQALAALVALQPPVARLLTAQGVWEPVPLVQVQKGQKVQVLPGETFPVDGVICEGITLVDQATLTGESLPVLHQPGDPVYSGTVNVTDTVVVEVTATGAETRLGQIINLVLTAQARKAPVQGIADRIAGWFTYLVLAIAGMTLLFWGMVAPAWWPDMYHPWLVAIHRVVAVLVVACPCALGLATPMAILVGLTRGAQRGLLIRGGDILEQVVAVDLVVFDKTGTLTQGQPQVEQVYLLQPHPLVANRDELWQLAAQLEWGSTHPLAVGIRQGAPAVTRQWTIEEVRPQPGIGVTAQVEGYPVQLGRWPDGMPLPVTLAPGQTVVALQIAGQPVGIWLLRDQVRPEAQAVVRWLQDQGLQVRVLSGDRPEVVAHLAQVLGLTSEQVQGGLLPADKVAWVRRWQQQGHRVAVVGDGSNDAPALVAAQVGIALARGTQVALESAAIVLIHNDLGDVVAALELSRRTLTTIYQNLAWAFLYNLIAIPWAAGVFLPWGWVLEPTSAAGLMALSSLAVVLNSLTLRPPAPAPQLLPDRGTSPPLPSGRPSSTAPG
- a CDS encoding SRPBCC family protein, which produces MVIRWPKPQARKIAMTYYALSSAPVEQIWQKLANLADLSWHPLVTRPHVPWGLLPKPGLLYEAMSRLFPVRVRIFVERVQQQQLLSVRVFALPGVEERVTYQVQSTVCGTQISYSITLQGWLSPLVWSVIRPRAAQVARQLARAAEGQLPSSWDGMSVI
- the leuD gene encoding 3-isopropylmalate dehydratase small subunit, whose amino-acid sequence is MTPILRVIGRAIPLVGNDIDTDRIIPARFLRCVTFDGLGAHVFADDRAPGNHPFDQPQYQGAVILVVNANFGCGSSREHAPQALRRWGIRAIVGESFAEIFAGNCLALGMPIVTASAAVIRTLQRQIQERPDQQWTLDVQALTLTNGPQTWSVHMEAGAQRALVQGTWDACGQLLAHREAILATAARLDKCAKIA